From Sulfuracidifex tepidarius, one genomic window encodes:
- a CDS encoding TRASH domain-containing protein, with protein sequence MEEKFSELEFRAIEALRRNPRISVKDLAKELNVNRNTASRILRSLFNKGVKLKVTVESFPTVFILGKCVSWCEECYPLVDGKELCVVRSNDVSSILNKAEEAQAKEVLISMKGNVKDIHVRPSLTCDYCGKEIHQGEKYFTYTRNNRTYYVCCSSCLKELKRNMERTERL encoded by the coding sequence ATGGAAGAAAAGTTCTCGGAATTGGAGTTCAGAGCAATAGAGGCGTTAAGGAGAAACCCAAGAATCAGCGTGAAAGACCTTGCTAAGGAACTGAACGTGAACAGGAACACTGCGTCACGTATTCTGAGGTCATTATTCAACAAGGGGGTGAAACTCAAGGTCACGGTGGAGAGCTTTCCCACGGTCTTCATACTGGGGAAATGTGTTAGCTGGTGCGAGGAATGTTATCCTTTAGTGGATGGTAAGGAACTTTGTGTTGTCAGAAGCAATGACGTCTCCTCTATTCTCAACAAGGCAGAGGAGGCTCAAGCTAAGGAAGTGCTCATCTCAATGAAAGGTAATGTAAAGGACATCCACGTTAGGCCTTCATTGACTTGCGATTATTGCGGAAAGGAGATTCATCAAGGCGAGAAATACTTTACATACACGAGAAACAACAGAACTTATTACGTGTGCTGTTCATCATGCCTGAAGGAGTTGAAGAGGAACATGGAGAGGACTGAGAGACTGTAA
- a CDS encoding SPFH domain-containing protein: MSLQIRGSVISTERENGTSMMAEDVIIFRYPKEEVTSKSIIFVQPNETAVVVIQGQVQAVLPPGTHNVQSPQNPLSSFLSRMRYNALPFDTIVYFTSTTRHEIRVVGNSQTQDLVPLVYEVAVYYRVTDPSKLVFNVQFGGNVFKDADLARYVSPMIDQDVSQVMNFAKLSEIYSKFNDITTGVTAILKNFLTEIGVELISVRVIRLLPQDDELRRIIQLRDLGLDVEKAIRLYLAGSLTSKNDPASVNMALGIPYYPNLSTLVNLPDNLIRVNLRGNGENEKKS; the protein is encoded by the coding sequence ATGTCACTCCAAATCAGAGGTTCCGTAATTTCCACGGAGAGGGAAAATGGCACCTCTATGATGGCAGAAGATGTGATTATATTTCGTTACCCTAAGGAAGAGGTCACGTCAAAGTCGATCATATTCGTTCAGCCCAACGAGACCGCAGTGGTCGTAATTCAGGGACAAGTCCAAGCCGTGTTACCACCCGGGACTCATAACGTGCAGAGCCCGCAGAACCCCCTCTCCTCCTTCCTGTCAAGGATGAGGTACAACGCTTTGCCATTCGATACAATAGTGTACTTCACATCCACCACCAGACACGAGATCAGAGTGGTTGGAAACAGTCAGACTCAGGACCTAGTCCCCTTGGTTTATGAGGTCGCTGTTTACTACAGAGTCACCGATCCGTCGAAGTTGGTATTCAACGTCCAGTTTGGAGGAAACGTGTTCAAGGACGCAGACTTGGCTAGATACGTTTCACCCATGATAGACCAGGACGTTAGCCAAGTGATGAACTTCGCCAAGCTGTCTGAAATCTACAGCAAGTTTAACGACATAACTACTGGAGTCACAGCAATACTGAAGAACTTCCTCACTGAGATAGGTGTAGAGTTGATATCTGTCAGGGTGATCAGGCTGCTACCACAGGACGATGAACTGAGGAGGATAATACAGTTGAGGGATCTTGGGTTAGACGTGGAGAAGGCCATAAGGCTCTACTTGGCTGGATCGCTGACCTCTAAGAACGACCCCGCTTCCGTCAACATGGCGCTTGGGATACCTTACTACCCCAATTTGTCTACTCTGGTTAACTTGCCTGACAACTTGATTAGAGTTAACTTGAGGGGAAATGGTGAAAATGAGAAGAAAAGCTAA
- a CDS encoding ABC transporter permease has translation MKGNFLSAAFAFIYLRGFKVWISYKTQVILTVLSWTLPVFTYYFVGTSLGENVVSDIGVHNYTQFFVIGLAFQGYVSSVISTISQRLRNEQLYGTIEYYVISRSGVTGFLTYSALWGFLLNTINAAVILSVGFALGAHYDVNLTSTLVLLATLLLSTFGLASLSGAFTMVVKQGNPVSFFFSTFTTLMSGTVFPVAVLPFGLKYVSYLIPLTWALSGLRESMLEGASLFQLWNVISILLVFDAVLVPLGVLAFRYAFRRAREKGTLGEY, from the coding sequence ATGAAAGGGAACTTCTTGAGCGCAGCCTTCGCCTTCATTTACCTCAGGGGATTCAAGGTATGGATATCTTACAAGACACAAGTTATCCTCACTGTCCTCTCGTGGACTTTGCCTGTCTTTACGTATTACTTCGTAGGCACATCCCTGGGGGAGAACGTAGTCTCTGACATCGGCGTTCACAACTACACTCAGTTCTTCGTTATAGGGTTAGCCTTTCAGGGCTACGTCTCTTCAGTGATCTCCACCATCAGCCAAAGGCTCAGGAATGAGCAGCTTTACGGCACTATTGAATACTATGTCATTTCCAGGTCAGGGGTTACAGGTTTCCTCACTTATTCAGCACTCTGGGGCTTCCTCCTGAACACGATAAACGCAGCTGTTATCCTGTCCGTAGGTTTCGCGTTAGGGGCACACTATGACGTGAACTTGACCTCCACACTAGTCTTGTTAGCAACTCTCCTCCTATCTACCTTCGGCTTGGCGTCCCTTTCGGGAGCCTTTACGATGGTAGTTAAACAAGGAAACCCGGTGTCGTTCTTCTTCTCTACTTTCACCACTTTAATGAGCGGAACGGTCTTCCCTGTAGCGGTTCTTCCTTTCGGGTTGAAGTATGTAAGCTACCTTATCCCACTGACGTGGGCTCTAAGCGGGCTAAGGGAATCCATGCTAGAGGGAGCTTCTCTGTTCCAGCTATGGAACGTGATTTCGATCCTCCTCGTCTTTGACGCGGTTCTAGTACCTCTAGGAGTGCTGGCATTCAGGTACGCGTTCAGGAGGGCCAGGGAAAAAGGAACGTTAGGTGAATATTGA
- a CDS encoding MFS transporter: MQQKSDFKWMYTALPFNASTGPLSTLITLEILHLNGNAIDVGLAISLGNAILIPASIIWGILADRYSRKFLIITSFAGTGLALILITFLNTIPLVSVDYAIAVFFSTASTTPMNLLIMATTEKKKWASAFSRLSVVSSVGMLTGLIISSFTINFVPLTLVIQIMGVLSLVSLGLGIKLIPRSPIHVERVAMVHQRESFSTRIRMLPLFFLHLPKAGHFKMFSLKRLRKSPVNYVPMLYLGIIAFYFSSGLFNTVYPAGLYTLGANSSVVLGIISLGMVAQTVTFYIAGKTIEERGEKLVASMSLLIRGLSYTVMGLSTLGTLGVIVVVNSLFYPLAAGFAYSLYYSSSTTMIFKIVGERSQGKGLGVYSTVVGIALLVGSLVSGYITHFLGYGVDFGIAGSILIIDAVLFSKLQEG, from the coding sequence ATTCAGCAAAAGTCTGACTTCAAATGGATGTATACCGCCCTGCCTTTCAACGCGTCCACCGGACCTTTATCCACGCTCATCACTTTGGAGATACTTCACTTAAACGGTAACGCAATAGATGTAGGTCTAGCCATCTCTCTAGGTAATGCGATCTTGATACCTGCATCCATAATCTGGGGAATTTTAGCTGACAGATACAGCAGGAAATTCCTCATCATCACCAGCTTTGCGGGTACGGGGCTCGCTTTAATTCTAATAACTTTCCTCAATACCATCCCTCTAGTTTCCGTGGATTACGCAATCGCGGTCTTCTTCAGCACAGCTTCCACTACCCCGATGAACTTGTTGATAATGGCTACCACTGAGAAGAAGAAATGGGCGTCGGCTTTCTCCAGACTTTCCGTGGTCTCCTCAGTTGGGATGCTCACTGGCCTGATCATATCTAGCTTTACCATCAACTTCGTCCCTCTGACTCTCGTAATTCAGATCATGGGCGTCCTGTCTCTAGTATCCCTAGGCTTAGGAATTAAGCTGATACCGAGATCCCCCATTCATGTAGAAAGGGTAGCCATGGTACATCAAAGAGAATCTTTCTCAACAAGGATAAGGATGCTCCCCCTGTTCTTCCTCCATCTACCCAAGGCTGGTCACTTCAAGATGTTCTCTCTGAAGAGGTTGAGGAAGAGCCCAGTGAACTACGTTCCTATGTTGTACCTCGGGATAATTGCTTTCTACTTCAGTAGCGGGCTCTTCAACACAGTATACCCTGCCGGGCTCTACACTCTGGGAGCCAACAGCTCCGTGGTGCTAGGGATAATCTCGTTGGGAATGGTAGCACAGACGGTCACTTTTTACATCGCTGGGAAAACGATTGAGGAGAGGGGAGAGAAGCTCGTAGCTTCCATGTCTCTCTTGATTAGAGGACTTTCTTATACCGTGATGGGTCTATCCACGTTAGGAACATTAGGCGTCATAGTAGTGGTAAACTCCCTTTTCTATCCCTTGGCAGCAGGTTTCGCTTACTCCCTCTATTATTCGTCTTCAACAACTATGATATTCAAGATCGTGGGAGAGAGAAGCCAAGGTAAGGGCTTGGGAGTTTACAGCACTGTGGTAGGAATAGCACTCCTAGTGGGCTCTCTGGTCTCGGGCTACATCACTCATTTCTTAGGATACGGAGTAGATTTCGGCATAGCTGGATCAATATTGATAATAGACGCAGTACTCTTTTCTAAGTTGCAGGAAGGTTGA
- a CDS encoding GNAT family N-acetyltransferase translates to MERRDVGSPFFSGDPRMDKYTTKDYYNWKRKGDIVLVIEDNGIIKGIADVVVKGDYLLLDMIAVHALFHGQGVGSKLLNKVEELAGNMNKKGVILEALDSAVNFYRKHGFVPSHQRIDREFGVLTVMKKEIRVLETVRS, encoded by the coding sequence ATGGAGAGAAGGGATGTTGGGAGTCCCTTCTTCTCTGGGGATCCTAGGATGGACAAGTATACAACGAAGGACTATTACAACTGGAAGAGAAAAGGCGACATAGTGCTAGTCATAGAAGACAACGGAATAATAAAGGGAATTGCTGACGTAGTAGTTAAGGGCGACTATCTTCTCCTCGACATGATAGCTGTACATGCACTATTTCACGGACAAGGAGTGGGATCTAAGTTGCTAAACAAAGTAGAAGAATTAGCTGGAAACATGAACAAGAAGGGAGTGATCCTCGAAGCTTTAGACTCTGCTGTGAATTTCTATCGCAAACATGGATTCGTTCCTTCACATCAAAGGATAGACAGAGAGTTCGGAGTTTTAACCGTCATGAAGAAGGAGATCAGAGTCTTAGAGACTGTTAGATCCTGA
- a CDS encoding EVE domain-containing protein produces the protein MTYWIVPIQEDMWDVILSEGIYGYKEDISSFIKKGDYLVIYVSKYYAKKYGGKMVGVVKVTSDWFKDETPLYPEEKIRNKGIFVFRVKVEPTVIGVCDFKVILDDLTFIEDKSQMAKYLRNAPANMKRPIPDIDGKLIEQCLKEEHMSRT, from the coding sequence GTGACTTACTGGATAGTACCAATCCAAGAAGATATGTGGGACGTAATTCTCTCCGAAGGAATTTACGGATATAAAGAGGACATTAGCAGTTTCATAAAGAAAGGAGATTACCTCGTTATATATGTGAGTAAATACTATGCAAAGAAATACGGAGGAAAGATGGTTGGAGTAGTAAAGGTTACATCCGATTGGTTCAAGGACGAGACTCCCTTATACCCAGAAGAGAAGATAAGAAATAAAGGAATTTTCGTCTTCAGGGTGAAGGTAGAACCTACTGTAATAGGAGTTTGTGATTTCAAGGTAATTTTGGATGACTTGACCTTCATCGAAGATAAGTCCCAGATGGCTAAATATCTGAGGAACGCTCCAGCCAACATGAAAAGACCTATACCTGATATCGACGGAAAGCTAATAGAGCAATGCCTAAAGGAGGAGCACATGAGCCGAACTTGA
- a CDS encoding ABC transporter ATP-binding protein, with the protein MDGIIVSDIVKVYKAKGREIRALDGVSFRAEKGEITSIVGHNGAGKTTMLKILSTLVIPTSGTATVNGYDVVKDEKRVRENIGLVTVSDRLFYYRLTGMENLVFFGSLQGLSISEAKRRAKEVLDIVGLTEWRDTPYMKYSTGMQRRLALARAILTDPPVILLDEPTLGLDPVSARIFRENLQNLGKTVLMTSHYLKEVEDLSKNVIVFKRGKVVAKGDPEQLKSSIGKVYEGKVYDLPHGMEKFVVRMEKEYAVLRLPEREMGKVELYDLKEVTPTMDDVYVFFVEEGIDVAREGRKRGGARWRE; encoded by the coding sequence ATGGATGGGATTATCGTTAGCGATATCGTTAAGGTATACAAGGCTAAGGGAAGGGAAATTCGTGCACTTGACGGGGTTTCATTCAGGGCTGAGAAAGGAGAAATAACTTCCATCGTGGGTCACAACGGTGCTGGTAAGACAACCATGTTGAAGATCCTCTCAACTCTGGTCATACCCACTTCCGGTACAGCCACCGTGAACGGCTACGACGTGGTGAAGGACGAGAAGAGAGTGAGGGAAAACATAGGCCTTGTCACGGTGAGTGATAGACTGTTCTATTACAGACTCACCGGCATGGAGAACTTGGTGTTCTTCGGTTCACTTCAGGGTCTCTCTATCTCCGAGGCTAAGAGGAGAGCCAAGGAAGTGCTTGACATAGTAGGCTTGACCGAATGGAGAGACACCCCTTATATGAAGTACAGCACCGGGATGCAGAGGAGGTTAGCCTTAGCCAGGGCAATACTCACCGACCCCCCTGTGATCCTCCTCGACGAACCTACCCTCGGTCTAGATCCTGTATCAGCTAGGATATTTAGGGAGAACTTGCAGAACCTGGGTAAGACCGTCTTGATGACATCCCATTACCTCAAGGAAGTGGAGGACTTGTCGAAGAACGTGATAGTGTTCAAGAGAGGAAAGGTAGTAGCCAAGGGAGATCCGGAACAGCTCAAGAGTTCGATAGGTAAGGTATACGAAGGAAAAGTTTACGATCTCCCTCACGGAATGGAGAAGTTCGTCGTCAGAATGGAGAAAGAGTATGCTGTGTTGAGGTTGCCTGAGAGGGAAATGGGGAAGGTTGAGTTGTACGACTTGAAGGAGGTCACTCCTACCATGGACGATGTGTACGTCTTCTTCGTGGAGGAAGGGATAGATGTAGCGAGGGAAGGAAGGAAAAGGGGAGGAGCGAGATGGAGAGAGTGA
- a CDS encoding GIY-YIG nuclease family protein codes for MKGYLILFLCKEGVLKSRTKEFRISNGLYCYVGSCGRNCAKRISRHLSSEKNKFWHVDFLSQLCVPVLALVIEKHEREIARIMRKFPSISGFGNSDDNENESHLFLVSSFRDVLIPLTSLVGNSS; via the coding sequence ATGAAGGGATATTTGATTCTATTCCTCTGCAAGGAAGGAGTTTTGAAGTCAAGAACAAAGGAATTTAGAATTTCTAATGGATTATATTGTTACGTAGGATCTTGTGGAAGAAACTGTGCAAAGAGGATCTCGAGGCATCTGTCGAGTGAGAAGAACAAGTTTTGGCATGTAGATTTCCTATCTCAACTATGCGTCCCAGTCCTTGCTTTAGTGATAGAAAAACACGAAAGAGAAATAGCTAGGATCATGAGGAAGTTCCCTTCGATAAGTGGGTTTGGAAACAGCGACGACAATGAAAATGAGAGCCATTTGTTCCTCGTTAGTTCCTTCCGTGATGTGTTAATTCCTCTGACTTCACTTGTCGGAAATTCGTCTTAA
- a CDS encoding lipoate--protein ligase family protein, which yields MRLVISGGDRGENQMALDEAMLILASHKIIPPTVRLWNFSPTTLSIGRFLAYQDWVNEEERVRLSIPVVRRFTGGGPALHDERGEITWSIVGEFSMEEGYEIAGRGIVNACEVLGIEATFTPINDVEVDGKKITGMAGATRRGFTLVHGTFMFDTDLEKLAVIRQPSAKENVRGKPSVRVTTLSNILGSKVSRDEATKALLEGFSWLGLQEGEISHLERDLAKELSFKYSNEKWLKIR from the coding sequence ATGAGGCTGGTCATCTCCGGCGGGGATAGAGGGGAAAACCAGATGGCTTTAGACGAGGCCATGCTGATCTTAGCTTCCCACAAAATCATCCCGCCTACAGTGAGGCTCTGGAACTTCTCACCTACCACACTTTCCATAGGTAGGTTCCTAGCCTATCAGGACTGGGTAAACGAAGAGGAAAGGGTCAGGTTGTCTATCCCCGTGGTCAGACGTTTCACCGGAGGAGGTCCTGCACTCCACGACGAACGAGGAGAGATAACCTGGTCTATAGTGGGGGAGTTCTCTATGGAGGAAGGATACGAAATCGCGGGGAGGGGAATAGTCAACGCTTGCGAGGTGTTAGGTATTGAAGCGACGTTCACCCCGATAAATGACGTCGAAGTGGACGGTAAGAAGATAACAGGGATGGCGGGAGCTACCAGGAGGGGGTTCACGTTAGTGCACGGGACCTTTATGTTCGACACTGACCTTGAAAAGTTAGCTGTAATAAGACAACCGTCGGCGAAAGAGAACGTGAGGGGAAAGCCTTCGGTTAGAGTCACCACGCTCTCGAACATCCTCGGAAGTAAAGTGAGCAGGGATGAGGCAACGAAAGCCTTGCTGGAGGGTTTCTCCTGGTTGGGGCTTCAGGAAGGAGAGATATCCCACTTGGAGAGAGATCTAGCTAAGGAACTTTCTTTTAAATACTCGAATGAAAAGTGGCTCAAGATCAGGTAA
- a CDS encoding SPFH domain-containing protein: MSLQIRGSVISTERENGTSMMAEDVIIFRYPKEEVTSKSIIFVQPNETAVVVIQGQVQAVLPPGTHNVQSPQNPLSSFLSRFRYNALPFDTIVFYASTTRHEVRIVGVSQTQDLVPLTYEVAVYYRVTDPSKLVFNVQFGGNVFKDADLARYVSPMIDQEVSSIINYVKLYEIFKKLTDVTNAVSAGLKPFLTEIGVELISVRVIRLLPQDDELRRIIQLRDLGLDVEKAIRLYLAGSLTSKNDPASVNMALGIPYYPNLSTLVNLPDNLIRVNLRGNDQEQKQQ, from the coding sequence ATGTCACTCCAAATCAGAGGTTCCGTAATTTCCACGGAGAGGGAAAATGGCACCTCTATGATGGCAGAAGATGTGATTATATTTCGTTACCCTAAGGAAGAGGTCACGTCAAAGTCGATCATATTCGTTCAGCCCAACGAGACCGCAGTGGTCGTAATTCAGGGACAAGTCCAAGCCGTGTTACCACCCGGGACTCATAACGTGCAGAGCCCGCAGAACCCCCTCTCCTCCTTCCTGTCAAGGTTCAGGTATAACGCTTTACCATTTGATACTATTGTCTTCTACGCTTCCACTACTAGACATGAAGTGAGAATAGTAGGTGTTTCTCAGACTCAAGATCTAGTTCCATTAACTTACGAAGTCGCTGTTTACTACAGGGTCACCGATCCGTCGAAGTTGGTATTCAACGTCCAGTTTGGAGGAAACGTGTTCAAGGACGCAGACTTGGCTAGATACGTTTCACCCATGATAGACCAGGAAGTCAGTTCCATCATAAATTACGTTAAACTGTACGAGATATTCAAGAAGCTTACTGACGTAACTAACGCGGTCTCTGCTGGACTTAAACCGTTCCTCACGGAGATAGGTGTAGAGTTGATATCTGTCAGGGTGATCAGGCTGCTACCACAGGACGATGAACTGAGGAGGATAATACAGTTGAGGGATCTTGGGTTAGACGTGGAGAAGGCCATAAGGCTCTACTTGGCTGGATCGCTGACCTCTAAGAACGACCCCGCTTCCGTCAACATGGCGCTTGGGATACCTTACTACCCCAATTTGTCTACTCTGGTTAACTTGCCTGACAACTTGATTAGAGTTAACTTGAGGGGAAATGACCAAGAACAGAAGCAACAGTAA
- a CDS encoding radical SAM protein, which produces MRKFATLSLTGGSCALSCSYCSSHYISSMEGVMSVDEFEKTIRKMNARGVKGFLVSGGFDKEGSLHVRKYLPVMRKLKNELGVIFNVHPGVQGKDVVEEMSDAIDIVDFEFTFTEAEIKEKGLKRSPEDYVQMLELLTSLGPKYVVPHVMVGLPNDDPSLAIKEASSFHPYMINILVMIPTKGTASERYEMPKVEKVMEMVRLSSTLNRTSLGCMRPFPLKKELDARAMEYVDRIANPHPSLRDKMEIYDACCSLPEEFLDEFRAKS; this is translated from the coding sequence ATGAGGAAGTTCGCAACCTTGAGCCTTACTGGAGGTTCGTGTGCCCTTTCGTGTTCATACTGTTCGTCTCACTACATCTCCTCCATGGAGGGGGTGATGTCGGTTGATGAGTTCGAGAAGACCATTCGAAAGATGAACGCTCGAGGTGTGAAAGGCTTCCTCGTCAGCGGCGGGTTTGACAAAGAGGGTTCACTTCACGTCAGGAAATACCTACCAGTCATGAGGAAGTTGAAGAATGAACTGGGGGTCATCTTCAACGTCCACCCAGGGGTTCAGGGAAAAGACGTGGTTGAGGAGATGTCAGACGCGATTGACATAGTCGATTTCGAGTTCACGTTCACCGAAGCGGAGATAAAGGAGAAGGGATTGAAGAGGTCGCCTGAGGACTACGTCCAGATGTTAGAACTCTTGACTTCTCTCGGGCCTAAATACGTCGTCCCCCACGTAATGGTAGGTTTACCCAACGATGACCCGTCGTTAGCGATAAAGGAGGCCTCCTCTTTTCACCCTTACATGATTAACATCCTTGTCATGATCCCCACTAAGGGTACTGCGTCAGAGAGGTACGAGATGCCTAAGGTCGAGAAAGTGATGGAAATGGTAAGACTTTCCTCTACGCTCAACAGGACTTCCCTCGGATGCATGAGGCCTTTTCCACTGAAGAAGGAGCTTGATGCCCGAGCTATGGAGTACGTAGACAGGATAGCTAACCCTCACCCTTCACTCAGGGATAAGATGGAGATCTATGACGCTTGTTGCTCACTCCCTGAGGAGTTCCTCGATGAATTCAGGGCGAAATCATGA
- a CDS encoding heavy metal translocating P-type ATPase, producing MEDRTENKETENKESEDKKVEKEAKLRIGGMHCASCVNTVSHALKNVRGVEDVDVNLATSSAKVIMSSDVRLKDVVRAVKKAGYDVITSRGTIRVNVLPEDMSKVRALVESMDGVVQVLDNPGLGTLNVEFNPEETSIQGITQALSLSGYRATVMESGKEEDVLKKDFRERLIRLLVGVAVLPAVLLTHGVVQLVLSIPVQFYSGLTFHKGFLRALENKNANMDTLVSLSSNILWFSSVYFLFMGKQTFFDVASMLITFVLVGKTLEAYLKYRISSQVKVPEIKAVTKDGRTVNARELKEGDIVVVKSGETIPADGVLEDGKGVVDESLMTGESEPVFKVKGDRLIAGSILVSGYLEEYVTTPFERSYINTVVETLREAYNAKVSIQRTVDKVSSWFTPFILLISGITFGIWFRLTGDVVASMLFAVSVLAAACPCALGLATPMAILAKVNRAMRRGIIIRNGSALEELNKVRVIVLDKTGTLTTGNYKISYFKEYVPNAMEMASALEGRSSHPIAKAFPKSSMRVESFDEFVGNGIYGRVGGHDVIVGKPSFVRQNCDVVEGVEGDLFVCVDGKIGATVSLKEELRDGAVESIEALKRRGFKIVIATGDSSKSADEIGKLLGVEVHKSLSPEEKGDLARDALFVGDGVNDAYAMREAKVGVAVSTGSDIAKSAGDLVIRDISQLPDVIKLGKSTEGKVKQNLGWAFGYNAAMLPLASGVLYPIWLSPEYSALAMSFSSVIVSLWSLI from the coding sequence ATGGAGGACAGAACCGAAAATAAGGAGACTGAAAATAAGGAAAGTGAAGATAAGAAGGTGGAGAAGGAAGCCAAACTCAGGATAGGGGGGATGCACTGTGCTTCTTGCGTTAACACTGTATCTCACGCTTTGAAGAACGTTAGAGGAGTCGAGGACGTAGACGTTAACTTAGCTACGTCCTCGGCAAAGGTGATAATGTCGAGCGACGTGAGACTGAAGGACGTAGTGAGGGCAGTGAAGAAGGCAGGATACGACGTTATAACGTCGAGGGGTACGATCAGAGTTAACGTGTTACCCGAGGACATGTCTAAGGTCAGAGCGCTGGTGGAGTCCATGGACGGGGTCGTGCAAGTGTTAGATAACCCCGGTCTGGGTACACTAAACGTGGAGTTCAACCCAGAGGAGACCTCGATTCAGGGGATAACGCAAGCCCTTTCTCTATCGGGCTATCGCGCTACAGTGATGGAGTCAGGGAAAGAGGAGGACGTTTTGAAGAAGGACTTCAGGGAAAGGTTAATCAGGTTACTTGTAGGGGTAGCAGTGCTCCCCGCCGTCCTTCTCACACACGGGGTAGTTCAGTTAGTCCTATCCATTCCGGTCCAGTTCTACTCAGGGTTGACCTTTCATAAGGGGTTCCTGAGGGCACTGGAGAACAAGAACGCCAATATGGACACACTTGTCTCACTTTCTTCCAACATACTCTGGTTCTCCAGCGTCTACTTCCTGTTCATGGGGAAGCAGACCTTCTTCGACGTAGCGTCAATGTTGATAACCTTCGTCTTGGTGGGAAAGACATTGGAGGCCTACCTGAAGTACAGGATTTCCTCTCAGGTAAAGGTACCGGAGATCAAGGCTGTGACGAAGGACGGTAGGACTGTGAATGCAAGGGAACTTAAAGAGGGAGACATAGTGGTGGTCAAGTCCGGAGAGACCATACCTGCTGACGGAGTGCTGGAGGACGGAAAAGGTGTAGTAGACGAATCCCTCATGACGGGGGAGAGCGAGCCCGTGTTCAAGGTAAAGGGAGACAGACTCATAGCTGGTTCGATCCTGGTCTCTGGGTACCTAGAGGAATACGTGACTACTCCTTTCGAGAGGAGCTACATCAATACCGTGGTGGAGACCCTTCGCGAGGCTTACAATGCCAAGGTGTCTATTCAGAGGACCGTGGACAAGGTCTCTTCCTGGTTCACTCCTTTCATTTTACTCATCTCTGGAATTACGTTTGGGATCTGGTTTAGGTTGACTGGAGATGTAGTTGCATCAATGCTCTTTGCGGTCTCAGTCCTCGCAGCTGCATGCCCTTGTGCGCTCGGCTTGGCCACTCCCATGGCTATCCTGGCTAAGGTAAACCGGGCAATGAGGAGAGGGATCATCATCAGGAACGGGTCGGCTCTGGAAGAGCTCAACAAGGTTAGGGTGATAGTCTTAGACAAGACAGGTACTTTAACTACCGGTAACTACAAGATAAGCTATTTCAAGGAGTACGTACCTAATGCTATGGAGATGGCCTCAGCCCTCGAAGGGAGGAGCTCTCATCCTATAGCGAAGGCATTTCCTAAATCCTCCATGAGAGTAGAATCATTCGACGAGTTCGTCGGCAACGGAATTTACGGTAGAGTTGGAGGCCACGACGTGATAGTGGGGAAGCCCTCCTTTGTGAGGCAGAACTGTGATGTAGTAGAAGGAGTTGAGGGGGATCTTTTCGTCTGCGTCGATGGAAAGATCGGAGCTACGGTGAGCCTGAAGGAGGAACTCAGGGATGGAGCTGTGGAGTCAATTGAGGCGTTGAAGAGGCGCGGATTCAAGATCGTGATAGCGACCGGAGACTCAAGTAAGTCCGCTGACGAAATAGGGAAGCTTCTAGGTGTTGAAGTTCATAAGAGTCTATCACCAGAGGAGAAGGGCGATTTAGCTAGGGACGCCCTATTCGTAGGTGACGGGGTCAACGACGCATATGCGATGAGGGAGGCTAAGGTAGGGGTTGCTGTATCAACTGGTTCTGACATCGCTAAGTCGGCGGGGGACCTAGTGATAAGGGACATAAGCCAACTTCCAGACGTGATTAAGCTAGGAAAGAGTACTGAGGGCAAAGTGAAACAGAACTTAGGCTGGGCATTCGGTTACAACGCTGCAATGCTTCCCCTGGCGTCTGGAGTACTCTACCCGATTTGGCTATCCCCTGAATACTCTGCGTTGGCTATGTCGTTCAGTAGCGTAATAGTTAGTCTATGGTCTTTGATTTGA